CACGCTCACCCTGCCGCCGTTTCCTCCCGGCACGCCCGCCTACCGCTCTCCCGAAGCCTGGCGCTCCGTGCGCCTCCCGATGCGCGCGCCCATCGTGCCCTACGCGCCCGGGCCCGCGGATGATGTCTTCGCGCTGGGCGTCACCGCCTTCCGGTTGGTCACCGACGAGTACCCCTCCCCTCCAGACGTGGCGTCCCGTGCCGGGCAGGAGGTGGAAGCCGACGCCCCATCCGCGCGTGCGCTCAACCCCCGCTGCTGCCAGGAACTGAGCGCGCTGACGTCTCAGATGCTCTCCTTCCGTCCAGAAGCCCGTGGCAGTGCCCGAGCGCTGGCCGAGGCGCTGGAGGAGGCCGCGCACGAAGCCGGGCCCGAGGCGGACGTGCCCCTCTTCGGCCAGGAGGCGCCTCGCCCCGTGGAGCCCCGGCCCGCGCCCAGGCCCCTTCCCCGCCGAGCGCCGGGGCGCTCCACTCACGCATGGTTCACTGCGGCCAGTCTGGCGGGAGCACTGGCGCTGGGAACCGGGTGGATGCTGCGGGCGCATTCCGATGATGAGCCTGAGACGGTGCACGCTTCGGTACCCAAGGAGACGGAGGATGGCGGCACGGCGGGTGTCGGTGACTCGGCGCTGACGGCACCGGTGCCTCCCAGTCGGGCGCCCTTTGCATGGTCGACCATCGCCGAGGACCTGCCACCCAGGCCCTTTCCAGGGCAGCGGCGACCCAATGCCAACGGCCGCTGCCCCGAGAAGCCGCAGGTGCCCATCAATGGAGGCTGTTGGATCAAGCAGTCCGTGGAACTGAAGGATTGTGGAGAGGGCGGCTACGTGTACAAGGGCGCTTGCTATATGCCCGTCATCCTGCCCACCCGCCCTCCCACCTCGAGTCCCACGGAGCGTCCTGACCGCCGGTAGCCGCTTCGCCCCGCGTCGCCCCCGGCGGTACGAAATGCACTTGAAAGAGCCGGGGCCGGCGCTCGATGCGAAACCAAGGCGAGACTGGCGTGCCCAACGTTGGAGGGAGCGGGCCTTCGAACTGCATCCCCTTGCTGGGAGCTTCAGCGCACATGGACCGAGACGGGTTGACGGCACCGCAGGTGGCCTCACCCGAAGGCCGCCGGCGGCGCGCGGCTCAGCTCACTGGATGATGGTGACGAGCTGGGCCTGGCACGTAGTCTGATCGACGAAGGACTGGGCCGTGTCGATGCCGCAAAGGATGCCCTGCGTGCCGTAGGCGACCCAGTTGACCATAACCGTCCGGCCCGCAGCTCCATCACGTGGTGCTCGAAGCTGAGCGCCAGCAGACGCTCCTGAAGGTCTACGCGCGCCTCCTACGCGCCGCAGTCCAGACAGCGCCCCTCGCGTCCGTCGAGGGCGCGCGCCTCGGTGATGCGCTTCGTGGCCTGGTACAACACCGAGCACCGGCACTCCGGCATCCGCTTCGTTACGCCCGATGACAGGCACTTCGGCTGCGAGACGGCGCTGCTGGCTCGGCGTCACCAGGTGTACCAGCGCGCCCAAGCCCGTCACCCCGAGCGCTGGAGCCGCGACACGCGCAACTGGACACCCGCGGGCCCTGTCCGTCTCGGCCCCTCTCCGCACCGCACCCAGGCTGTGCAGGAGTTGAAGCGCATCGGCTGAACCCTCTCACGCGACAACAACCTTGACGCTCACCGCCCGGAGTCTCAACCCGCGACTCCGGGCGCGCAGCGCGGAACACCTGGTCGTGGATGGTCTCGAGACACCCTCACCCACTCGGGCCACCACCACCTGAACTGCTCAATTCGTGGGAGAATTCTTCGCAACGTGCGAGAGCGCATTCTCCGCGCATTTGTTGTCGAACTCCCTGCCAGCCAGGACACATTGCGTATAGTGAGGCCAGTGCTGATCCAGGAGCTCCCCCGAGAACCCCTTCGTCTTGAGCCGCTGGTTTTCGAAGACGAGAGCGCGCGCCTCCATCTCGCACCCCCCCACGCCCTCGTCAGCCGGCTTGCGAGTCCTGCAGTCCCAGTACTTCGCCCAGCGCGTATCGTCGCCCGTTGCAATCAAGATCCCGCCAGCCTGGCCGATCTTGTAGTTCTCATTGACCCGCCTATCGCTCTCGCTCTTGGCGAACGCCGCGTAGGTCTGCATCCCGAAGATAGCGACCAGCGCGCACAGGAGGCCGATACCCGTCCTGCCGGGGCGCTTCCACCTGTCGGAGCTCGGGTCGTAGAGAACACCGACGATCGCAAGCCCAAGGGCAAACATATTCAGCGCGTAGTCCATTGCTGCCTCCTCTTACTGCTCACTTCGGTGACGCATGGAAAGACGGCGAGCCGCGAAAGATATTCAAGACGTTGGCAGAGCCACGCCGCCACACCCTTTGCATAGGACATACATGTCCCGAAGTATGAAGACGCTCTGCAATCCTATCGGGGTCAGGGCTGCATCGCTCAGCGCCAGGCTTCAACCCCACACGCGAATGCCGTGTACGCCGGGTCGAAACACACCCACCACAGGGAGCCCCATGGGCGTGCCCTGTCTCCGCGGCCCTCAAGCACTCGTGCCTGCCGACTCCTCCGAGGAGTAACCACACAAAGGGCGGGAGAGCCGCGAAAACGGGGCAACTTCAATCCATCATCATCATCATCATCCCGGACGGTTACACGCCACGGAGCGCCTCCTCAAGCCACAGCCGCAGAGGCTCTCCTTCCAGGCGGAGGGGTTGCTCCAAGGTTCCGATGTTGAGCCAAGTCAACTGGGTGGCCTCCAATCCCTGGGCTCCACGCAGGTCCGCGCCTGCCATGCGGGCTCCATCGAGAGCAGCACCTTCGAGCTGGGCGCCCTGCAGGTTGGCGCCCGCGAGGTTGGCGCCGACCAGGAATGCCCGGCGCAGATCCGCCTTCGAGAGATCAGCGCCCGTGAGGTCCGCCTCATAAAGGCTGGACTTGAATGCCATGGCTTCCCGCAGGACGGCGTGCCTCAGCGAGGCGTAGTCCAGATTGGCCTTCGCAAGCCGAGCCTGGGAGAGATTCGCGCCATCCATCATGGCGGAGGCAAGGTTGGCGCCACCGAGCTCGGTCCTGGAGAGGTTGCAGTTCTCAAATCGAGCGCCTGGAAGCTCCGCCTCCGTCAGCTCCTGGCCTGACAGTGGGACGTTCGAGAAGTTCGCGTCGTCCAGCGAGAGCTG
This genomic window from Pyxidicoccus xibeiensis contains:
- a CDS encoding serine/threonine-protein kinase; protein product: MLPAHLNPARLPLGTQVGPWRVLERLGMGAHGAVYRAIGAQSPSRPVALKLALHPGDARFAREVELLSRLRHPNVPRLLDHGVWQQPSGLHYPYLVMEWVDGVSLYDWAREQRPTSRRVLHLLASLARALEATHSAGAVHRDVKGDNVLVSDTEGRAFLTDFGSGNYLGAATLTLPPFPPGTPAYRSPEAWRSVRLPMRAPIVPYAPGPADDVFALGVTAFRLVTDEYPSPPDVASRAGQEVEADAPSARALNPRCCQELSALTSQMLSFRPEARGSARALAEALEEAAHEAGPEADVPLFGQEAPRPVEPRPAPRPLPRRAPGRSTHAWFTAASLAGALALGTGWMLRAHSDDEPETVHASVPKETEDGGTAGVGDSALTAPVPPSRAPFAWSTIAEDLPPRPFPGQRRPNANGRCPEKPQVPINGGCWIKQSVELKDCGEGGYVYKGACYMPVILPTRPPTSSPTERPDRR
- a CDS encoding pentapeptide repeat-containing protein, with product MDMDIAGRLALHRAWVESGGEAGVQLSLDDANFSNVPLSGQELTEAELPGARFENCNLSRTELGGANLASAMMDGANLSQARLAKANLDYASLRHAVLREAMAFKSSLYEADLTGADLSKADLRRAFLVGANLAGANLQGAQLEGAALDGARMAGADLRGAQGLEATQLTWLNIGTLEQPLRLEGEPLRLWLEEALRGV